One window from the genome of Candidatus Methylomirabilota bacterium encodes:
- a CDS encoding J domain-containing protein: MPSSPDHYDVLQVSRAAQPMIITKAYRLLAAFYHPDNKETGDREAFHNVVAAYHVLCDPVRRAAYDRETFGTASPPPGNGGPPERELSERRTEDERDLRRQLLQALYNMRRAEPHHPSLPLMVIPELFGCSIDEAQFTLWYLRGKKFIEMTDDGMAITVAGVDFVEGQDVGPTTETPPDPALGPGLFMLGAGD; the protein is encoded by the coding sequence ATGCCGAGCAGTCCTGACCATTACGACGTCCTTCAAGTCAGCCGGGCGGCCCAGCCCATGATCATCACCAAGGCTTACCGGCTGCTCGCCGCCTTCTACCATCCAGACAACAAGGAGACCGGCGACCGCGAGGCGTTCCACAATGTCGTCGCCGCCTACCACGTGCTGTGCGATCCAGTCCGCCGGGCGGCGTACGACCGCGAGACCTTCGGCACGGCCTCGCCGCCCCCAGGCAATGGCGGTCCCCCAGAGCGAGAACTCTCGGAGCGACGTACCGAGGACGAGCGAGATTTGCGTCGTCAGCTGTTACAGGCCCTCTACAACATGCGCCGTGCTGAGCCACACCATCCAAGCTTGCCGCTCATGGTCATCCCCGAACTCTTCGGCTGCTCGATCGACGAGGCACAGTTCACGCTGTGGTATCTCCGAGGAAAGAAGTTCATCGAGATGACAGACGACGGGATGGCGATCACGGTGGCCGGTGTCGACTTCGTCGAAGGCCAGGATGTTGGGCCGACTACCGAGACTCCACCCGATCCTGCGCTGGGCCCCGGATTGTTCATGCTCGGGGCAGGCGACTAG
- a CDS encoding thermonuclease family protein: MARWLAHAIVLLVLGFAGVASGTIAALEAGEPLTGRVVRVMDGDTIAVRIDKKVLTVRYIGINTRESKMPADSMIAGPTEAAEFNRALVLGQTVRLEMDQQERDAQGRTLAYVYVGDLMVNAEMVANGYAAVSITPPNAMHEDMLQQLQWQARLLKVGRWRDSPYISREPVRKPSPPSQSASTVPGGARRPAAPPRQYGTVDRPGAEPHDAWTCPISHPVKGALLPGSNERVFHMPGGEGYAKVQPERCYASAEEAREDGGRRVQR; this comes from the coding sequence GTGGCACGGTGGCTTGCGCATGCCATTGTCTTGCTCGTACTCGGCTTCGCGGGCGTGGCCAGCGGCACCATCGCGGCGCTCGAGGCGGGTGAACCGCTCACGGGGCGCGTCGTGCGGGTGATGGATGGCGATACCATCGCCGTGCGCATCGACAAGAAGGTCCTCACGGTGCGCTACATCGGCATCAACACGCGCGAGTCCAAGATGCCGGCGGACAGCATGATCGCAGGCCCCACCGAGGCCGCCGAGTTCAACCGGGCGCTGGTCCTGGGGCAGACAGTGCGCCTCGAGATGGATCAACAGGAGAGGGACGCGCAGGGGCGCACGCTCGCCTATGTGTACGTGGGCGATCTCATGGTCAACGCCGAGATGGTCGCCAACGGCTACGCCGCGGTCTCGATCACGCCGCCGAACGCCATGCACGAGGACATGCTCCAGCAGCTCCAGTGGCAGGCCCGGCTGCTCAAGGTGGGGCGCTGGCGTGACTCGCCCTACATCTCGCGCGAGCCGGTGCGCAAGCCCAGCCCGCCGAGCCAGTCGGCCTCCACGGTGCCCGGGGGCGCGCGGCGGCCGGCCGCGCCGCCGCGGCAGTACGGCACCGTGGATCGTCCGGGCGCCGAGCCGCACGATGCCTGGACGTGCCCGATCTCGCACCCGGTGAAGGGCGCGCTGTTGCCGGGGTCGAACGAGCGCGTATTCCACATGCCGGGCGGCGAGGGATACGCGAAGGTCCAACCCGAGCGGTGCTACGCCAGCGCCGAGGAAGCCCGCGAGGACGGCGGGCGCCGCGTCCAGCGCTGA
- a CDS encoding GYD domain-containing protein, translating into MPTYMVQAAYTSTAWSKLVQRPENRLEAMRPVIEKLGGILHAWYYCWGDYDVVMFFDVPDNVNAAAVSMAVAAGGAVKEIKTTPLMQPDEGFDAMLLAQGAGYRPPGG; encoded by the coding sequence ATGCCCACCTACATGGTTCAGGCCGCCTACACGAGCACCGCGTGGAGCAAGCTGGTCCAGCGCCCCGAGAACCGGCTGGAGGCGATGCGACCGGTGATCGAGAAGCTCGGCGGGATCCTGCACGCCTGGTACTACTGCTGGGGCGACTACGACGTCGTGATGTTCTTCGACGTGCCCGACAACGTGAACGCCGCGGCGGTGTCGATGGCGGTGGCGGCGGGCGGCGCGGTGAAGGAGATCAAGACGACGCCGCTCATGCAGCCCGACGAGGGGTTCGACGCGATGTTGCTTGCCCAGGGCGCGGGCTACCGGCCGCCGGGCGGCTGA
- a CDS encoding glucose 1-dehydrogenase, translated as MSFTDKAVLVTGATSGIGRAAAARFGAEGARVALVGRDRAALTATRAAMGAAGERAVAVTADVTREEDVRRAVDETVRAFGGLDVLVCGAGVIGTGTVETTSAELWDQMMAVNVRSVFRLVQLALPALIPRKGNVVVVSSVNGQRAFPGVLAYCCSKAAVDQFVMCTSLELAPKGVRINAVNPGVTRTNLHRRSGMSESDYAAFVERSRTTHPIGRIGEPEEVADMICFLASDRAGMITGNCVFVDGGRHNTCAR; from the coding sequence ATGAGCTTCACCGACAAGGCAGTCCTGGTCACCGGGGCGACCAGCGGCATCGGCCGCGCCGCCGCGGCCCGCTTCGGCGCGGAGGGCGCGCGTGTGGCCTTGGTCGGCCGGGACCGCGCCGCTCTCACGGCCACGCGGGCCGCCATGGGCGCGGCGGGCGAGCGCGCGGTCGCGGTGACCGCCGACGTGACGCGCGAAGAGGACGTCCGGCGCGCGGTGGACGAGACGGTGCGCGCCTTCGGCGGGCTCGACGTGCTCGTGTGCGGCGCGGGCGTCATCGGCACCGGCACCGTCGAGACGACGTCGGCCGAGCTCTGGGACCAGATGATGGCGGTCAATGTCCGCTCCGTGTTCCGGCTGGTCCAGCTCGCTCTCCCCGCCCTCATCCCCCGCAAGGGCAATGTGGTGGTGGTCTCGAGCGTCAACGGGCAGCGGGCGTTTCCCGGCGTGCTCGCCTACTGCTGCAGCAAGGCGGCGGTGGACCAGTTCGTGATGTGCACCTCGCTCGAGCTGGCCCCGAAAGGCGTGCGCATCAATGCCGTGAATCCCGGGGTGACCCGGACGAACCTGCACCGGCGCAGCGGCATGAGCGAGAGCGACTACGCCGCGTTCGTGGAGCGGAGCCGCACCACGCACCCCATCGGGCGCATCGGCGAGCCCGAGGAAGTGGCGGACATGATCTGCTTCCTCGCCTCGGACCGCGCGGGGATGATCACGGGCAACTGTGTCTTCGTGGACGGCGGCCGGCACAACACCTGCGCGCGCTAG
- a CDS encoding polymer-forming cytoskeletal protein yields the protein MINAMRSALGYFGLVSADSPRRTDAIDRMPALTRGARASTTLDGPGLGSRLVLRGEVSGEGDFHIHGKFEGEINVTGKVFVAEGAQVDANINAAAIQIGGVVRGNLSASTRVEILPSGVLTGTLKTGSFSAADGASVKGEIWVERAGLGAGLGARPVELRSGS from the coding sequence ATGATCAACGCGATGCGGTCGGCTCTCGGCTACTTCGGCCTCGTGAGCGCGGACTCTCCGCGCCGCACGGACGCGATCGATCGGATGCCGGCGCTCACGCGCGGCGCGCGCGCGTCGACGACGCTTGACGGACCCGGCCTCGGCAGCCGCCTCGTGCTGCGCGGCGAGGTCAGCGGCGAGGGCGACTTCCACATCCACGGCAAGTTCGAGGGCGAGATCAACGTCACCGGCAAGGTCTTCGTCGCCGAGGGCGCCCAGGTCGACGCCAACATCAACGCCGCCGCCATCCAGATCGGCGGCGTGGTCCGCGGCAACCTCTCCGCGTCCACGCGCGTGGAGATCCTGCCGTCGGGGGTGCTCACCGGCACGCTGAAGACCGGGAGCTTCTCCGCCGCCGACGGCGCCTCCGTCAAGGGCGAGATCTGGGTGGAGCGCGCCGGTCTCGGCGCGGGCCTGGGCGCGCGTCCCGTCGAGCTCCGCAGCGGAAGCTGA
- a CDS encoding tetratricopeptide repeat protein, which produces MLDTLRAFLSDSRTIRLGLIAVAVLVAVGALALGGWAWWQSQQAQGAMALAAATDLAQAAQAPGASPAARAAAIQALEAVISQHPRYAGVPQAAYRLGNLRYAADEYAAARGAYQVALAQGATGTIRTLAAVGIGYTWEAEKDLAKAQTAYEAALTGLAPTDFLYEGILLDLARVQEFGGRREAAIETYQRLLKDVPDSRRGDDVRTRIASLQSSPAKP; this is translated from the coding sequence GTGCTCGACACGCTCCGCGCCTTCCTCAGCGACTCCCGCACCATCCGCCTCGGCCTGATCGCCGTCGCCGTCCTCGTCGCCGTGGGCGCGCTCGCGCTCGGCGGCTGGGCGTGGTGGCAGAGCCAGCAGGCCCAGGGCGCGATGGCCCTGGCCGCCGCCACCGACCTGGCCCAGGCCGCCCAGGCGCCCGGCGCATCACCCGCCGCGCGCGCCGCCGCCATCCAAGCGCTGGAGGCCGTGATCTCCCAGCATCCCCGCTATGCGGGCGTTCCGCAGGCCGCGTATCGCCTGGGGAATCTCCGCTACGCCGCCGATGAATATGCCGCAGCCCGCGGCGCCTATCAGGTCGCGCTGGCCCAGGGTGCCACGGGAACCATCCGCACGCTGGCCGCGGTCGGTATCGGCTACACCTGGGAGGCGGAGAAGGACCTCGCCAAGGCCCAGACGGCGTACGAGGCGGCGCTGACCGGGCTCGCGCCCACGGACTTCCTCTACGAGGGGATCCTGCTCGATCTGGCCCGCGTGCAGGAGTTCGGCGGACGCCGCGAGGCCGCGATCGAGACGTATCAGCGGCTCCTCAAGGACGTCCCGGACAGCCGCCGCGGCGACGACGTGCGCACGCGGATCGCGTCGCTGCAGAGCAGCCCCGCCAAGCCCTAG
- a CDS encoding Phenylacetic acid catabolic protein, with translation MDGKDARLLARIEAGERIESAEEMTDDYRKNLIHLMTMQADSELAGAFGYVPWIMKAPTIEEKHVVAQIVKDEVRHAHVMYGLLEDLGVDVAGHVGRHDFTLRLDDSAADIGTARVAADKRVNIFYYPIDRWADFIFFNFCMDRGAGHQLEDVRHCSYGPWVRAIEGIFKEEKMHIRHGELWVQRLTQNDATRAEAQQALDRWFVRTMNIFGRPGSPKNRVYQKYRLKVRDNDEVRRAFAAEVTALAGAAGLTVPEWKPAWDQLPEEAQIPG, from the coding sequence ATGGACGGCAAGGACGCACGCTTGCTCGCTCGGATCGAGGCGGGGGAGCGCATCGAGTCCGCGGAGGAGATGACCGACGACTACCGGAAGAACCTCATCCATCTCATGACCATGCAGGCCGACTCCGAGCTGGCGGGGGCCTTCGGCTACGTGCCATGGATCATGAAGGCGCCCACCATCGAGGAGAAGCACGTGGTCGCCCAGATCGTGAAGGACGAGGTGCGCCACGCCCACGTGATGTACGGGCTCCTCGAGGACCTGGGCGTGGACGTGGCCGGCCACGTGGGACGGCACGACTTCACGCTGCGCCTCGACGATAGCGCGGCCGATATCGGGACCGCGCGTGTCGCCGCGGACAAGCGCGTGAACATCTTCTACTACCCGATCGACCGCTGGGCGGACTTCATCTTCTTCAACTTCTGCATGGACCGGGGCGCCGGGCATCAGCTCGAGGACGTGCGCCACTGCTCCTACGGGCCGTGGGTGCGCGCCATCGAGGGCATCTTCAAAGAGGAGAAGATGCATATCCGGCACGGCGAGCTCTGGGTGCAGCGGCTGACTCAGAACGACGCCACGCGCGCCGAGGCCCAGCAGGCGCTCGACCGCTGGTTCGTCCGCACCATGAACATCTTCGGACGGCCCGGCTCGCCGAAGAACCGCGTCTACCAGAAGTATCGCCTCAAGGTGCGCGACAACGACGAGGTGCGCCGAGCCTTCGCCGCCGAAGTCACGGCGCTGGCGGGCGCCGCCGGCCTTACCGTGCCGGAGTGGAAGCCGGCATGGGATCAGTTGCCGGAAGAGGCGCAGATTCCGGGCTAG
- a CDS encoding phenylacetate--CoA ligase, with protein MIWNRDAETMAPDARRALQLDRLRAAIGWAGARVPFYREALGKAGLASGALRDLEDLGALAFTRKDDLREHYPWGLFAVPRALVARVHASSGTKGKPTVVGYTLRDLAVWREVMARSLAAAGAEPGHLLQIAYGYGLFTGGLGFHDGAEHMGLTVVPLSSGNTLRQILLLQDFHSHGLACTPSFALHIGETMREQGLDPRAIGLRYALLGAEPWTEAMRAQLESLWGCAALDFYGLSELIGPGVAAECVEARQGLHVNEDHFLPEIIDPATGTPLPPGEEGELVLTALTKEALPMLRYRTGDLTSLNPDPCPCGRTTVRMARVKGRSDDMLVIRGVNVYPSQVEAALLTLGELAPHYQLVVDRTAAFPTLAVHVEPAERTVEAWGGFDGRRVEVTALAGVVADRLRGHLGLNPEISIVPPKTIPRSEGKAVRVVERR; from the coding sequence GTGATCTGGAATCGCGACGCGGAGACGATGGCGCCGGACGCCCGGCGCGCGCTGCAGCTCGACCGGCTGCGCGCGGCGATCGGCTGGGCGGGCGCGCGCGTGCCCTTCTATCGCGAGGCGCTCGGGAAGGCCGGTCTCGCGTCGGGCGCGCTGCGCGACCTCGAGGATCTCGGCGCGCTCGCCTTCACGCGAAAGGATGATCTGCGCGAGCATTACCCGTGGGGGCTCTTCGCGGTCCCGCGCGCCCTCGTGGCCCGTGTGCACGCCTCGTCGGGGACCAAGGGCAAGCCCACCGTGGTCGGGTACACGCTGCGCGACCTCGCGGTCTGGCGCGAGGTGATGGCGCGCTCCCTCGCCGCGGCGGGGGCGGAGCCCGGCCACCTCCTCCAGATCGCCTATGGCTACGGCCTCTTCACGGGCGGGCTCGGCTTCCACGATGGCGCCGAGCACATGGGGCTCACGGTGGTACCCCTGTCTTCGGGGAATACGCTTCGACAGATTCTCTTGCTCCAGGATTTCCACTCCCACGGCCTCGCGTGCACGCCGTCGTTCGCCCTCCACATCGGCGAGACCATGCGCGAGCAAGGCCTGGATCCACGGGCGATTGGTCTCCGCTATGCCCTCCTCGGCGCGGAGCCGTGGACCGAAGCGATGCGGGCCCAGCTCGAAAGTCTGTGGGGCTGCGCGGCGCTCGATTTCTACGGGCTCTCGGAGCTGATCGGCCCCGGCGTGGCGGCGGAGTGTGTGGAGGCCCGGCAGGGCCTCCACGTCAACGAGGATCACTTCCTCCCGGAGATCATCGATCCGGCGACGGGCACGCCGCTCCCGCCCGGCGAGGAGGGCGAGCTCGTGCTCACGGCGCTCACCAAGGAAGCGCTGCCCATGCTGCGCTACCGGACGGGTGACCTCACCAGCCTCAACCCCGACCCGTGCCCGTGCGGGCGCACCACCGTCCGGATGGCCCGGGTCAAGGGGCGCAGCGACGACATGCTCGTGATCCGCGGCGTCAACGTGTACCCCTCGCAGGTCGAGGCGGCGCTGCTGACGCTGGGCGAGCTGGCCCCCCACTATCAGCTCGTGGTGGATCGCACCGCCGCCTTCCCGACCCTCGCCGTGCACGTCGAGCCCGCCGAGCGTACCGTGGAAGCATGGGGCGGCTTCGACGGCCGGCGCGTCGAGGTCACCGCGCTCGCCGGCGTGGTGGCGGACCGGTTGCGCGGCCACCTGGGCCTCAATCCCGAGATCAGCATCGTGCCGCCCAAGACGATTCCCCGCAGCGAGGGGAAAGCGGTGCGGGTGGTGGAAAGGAGATGA